In Vidua chalybeata isolate OUT-0048 chromosome 9, bVidCha1 merged haplotype, whole genome shotgun sequence, a genomic segment contains:
- the RGS1 gene encoding regulator of G-protein signaling 1: protein MPGFFFSHNNMTELNGKEDCKLAKGKVHKKKQKAFGADLKSYLKCMVPHIESGIKTSSSRNVTLSAEEVIQWSQSLEKLLASQSGQGVFREFLKSEFSEENIEFWLACEDYKKTKSDHLHGKAERIYEEFVQSDAIKQINIDYQMREATAKKAQDPTHTSFDEAQKTVYILMERDSYPRFLKSKSYLNLLNQLQTNTSK, encoded by the exons ATGCCTGGATTCTTTTTCTCCCACAACAACATGACTgaattaaatggaaaagaagatTGCAAGCTTGCAAAAGGCAAAGTccataaaaagaagcaaaaggcTTT TGGTGCAGATCTCAAAAGTTATTTGAAGTGCATGGTGCCACATATTGAATCTGGGATCAAGACTTCCAGCTCTAGAAATGTCAC GCTTTCTGCAGAGGAAGTTATTCAGTGGTCACAGTCTTTGGAAAAGCTCTTGGCCAGCCAAA GTGGTCAAGGGGTCTTTCGGGAGTTCCTGAAGTCAGAGTTCAGCGAGGAAAACATCGAGTTCTGGTTGGCTTGTGAGGATTACAAGAAAACCAAGTCTGATCACTTACATGGCAAAGCAGAGAGGATTTACGAGGAGTTTGTTCAGTCAGATGCCATTAAGCAG aTCAATATTGACTATCAGATGAGGGAAGCAACAGCCAAAAAGGCTCAAGACCCAACTCACACAAGTTTTGATGAAGCCCAGAAAACAGTGTACATCCTTATGGAAAGAGATTCCTAtcccagatttttaaaatccaaatccTACCTGAACCTTTTGAACCAGCTGCAAACCAACACTTCAAAATAA